DNA from Streptomyces sp. Edi4:
CGGCAGAAGACCCCGAACACGGCGTCCTGCTCCACCACCCGCAGATCGCACCAGAGCGCGAGTTCGAGCCCGCCCGCCACCGCGTGCCCGGCGACGGCCGCGATCACCGGCTTGGACAGCCGCAGCCGGGTCGGGCCCATCGGGCCGTCGCCGTCCTCGGACACCGTGTTGGCGCGTTCGGTGCCCATCGCCTTGAGGTCGGCGCCCGCGCAGAACGTACCGCCCTCGCCCCACAGCACCGCGACCGCCGCGTGCTCATCCGCCTCGAAGGCGCGGAAGGCGTCGGCGAGCGCCCGCGCGGTGGGGCCGTCCACCGCGTTGCGCGCGCCGGGGCGCGACAGCACCACCGTCGTGACCGGTCCGTGCCGTTCGCTGCGTACCGCCGGAGCGCTCGTGTCCGTCATGACGCCACGGTTAACACGGCGCGCCAACAAGCCACAAGCGCGGAGCCCTTGGAGTTGTCGGCCGGGAGGCGGAGACTGACCCGATGACGCAGCGTGTGGATCTCGGGACCCTCTTGGACCGGCTGGCCATCGACGAACTCATCACCGGATACGCCGCGGCCGTCGACGACGGGGACTGGACCGCCTACCGCGCCCTGTTCGCCGCCGACGGCCGCGCCGACTACCGCGCGGCGGGCGGCATCGAGGGGCCGGCCGAGGAGGTGGCGCGCTGGCTCGGTGAGACGCTGCGGCTCTTCCCCGTCCGCCAGCACCTGATCACCAACCGGCGGCTCACCCTTCAGGATCTCGGCGGCTACCCGGGCGACCGGGCCGAGCTGCGCGCCGACTACCTCAACCCGATGTGTCGCGGCGCGAAGGACGGCGCCGCGCCGCCCGCGCCCGACTTCGAGGCCGGCGGGCGTTACGCGTTCTCGCTGGTCCGCACCGAGGGGGGCTGGCGGCTGCGGGCCGTGACCGTGCATGAGAAGTGGCGGCGGACCTCGGGTGCGTTCGGCGGGGCGTAAGGGGGAGGCGGAGCGCGCGGGGCCGCCGCGCCCACCTGTGCGCGGCCGCCGTTCTCCCCCACACTGGCGGGAGGACGACACAACGGATCACGGGGGTCGGCAAGGAGGCGCGGTATGCGGTTCGCGGTCGGCCGGCACGGTCCCCGTCTGGACTCGGCCTGGTGGCGCGGCGGCGCTGCCCTGCTCGCCGGCGCGCTGCCCGCACTCGCGTTCCCCGCGCCCGCGCTGTGGTGGTTCGCCTATGTCGCCCTCGTACCGTTGCTGCTGCTCGTCCGTGGCGCCGTCGGCGTCCGGCGGGCCGCGCTGGACGGATGGCTCGGCGGCACCGGGTTCATGCTCGCCGTGCATCACTGGCTGCTGCCGAGCCTCAATGTCTTCATCGTGGTCCTCGCGGGGCTGCTCGGACTGCTGTGGGCGCCCTGGGGGGTCCTGGTCCGCGCGACGCTGGGAGGCAGGCCCTCGGTGGTGCGCGCCCTGGTGGCGGTGGCGGTGGTGCCCTCGGGCTGGCTGATGGTGGAGCTCGTCCGCTCCTGGCAGGGGCTCGGCGGGCCGTGGGGGCTGCTCGGCGCGAGCCAGTGGCAGGTGACGCCCGCGCTGCGGCTGATGTCGGTGGGCGGGGTGTGGCTGGTGAGCCTGCTCGTGGTGGCGGTGAATACAGCCGTCGCCCTGGTGGTGGCCCTCCCCCATGTGCGTACCGCGATGGTGTCGGCCCTGGTGGTGTGCGCGCTCGTCACGGGCGCGGTGTGGATGTGGGCCCCGCACCCCAGGCCGGAAGGCAGGCTCAGGGTCGCCGTCGTACAGCCGGGTGTGATCGAGAAAGCCGACGCCCGGTTCGCCCGTGGCGAGGCCCTGACCCGGGCCCTCGCGGGGCAGCGGGTGGATCTCGTCGTGTGGGGCGAGAGCAGTGTGGGGCAGGACCTGGCCGCCCGTCCCGATCTGGCCGCGCGGATCGCCAGGCTCTCCCAGGAGGTGGGCGCGGACATCCTGGTGAATGTGGACGCGCGCAGGTCCGATCAGCCGGGCATCTTCAAGAGTTCGGTGCTCGTGGGGCCCCAGGGCCCCACCGGCCAGCGCTACGACAAGATGCGTCTGGTGCCGTTCGGCGAGTACATTCCGGCCCGCTCACTGCTCGGCTGGGCGACCTCGGTCGGCAAGGCGGCGGGTGAGGACCGGCGGCGCGGTACGGAGCCCGTCGTGATGACCCTGCCCTCCAAGGTGCGGGTGGGGCCGCTGGTGTGCTTCGAGTCCGCGTTTCCCGACATGAGCCGTCATCTGGTGCGCGACGGAGCCCAGTTGCTCATCGCGCAGTCCTCAACCTCGTCCTTCCAGGGCACCTGGGCGCCCGCCCAGCACGCCTCCCTCGCCGCCCTGCGGGCGGCCGAGACGGGCCGCCCGATGGTCCATGCCACCCTGACCGGCATCAGCGCCGTCTACGACGCCGACGGCGGCCGTGTCGGCCACTGGCTCGGCACATCGGCCGGCGCCTCCCAGGTGTACGACATCCCCCTCACCACCGGCACCACGCCCTATGTGCGCCTCGGTGCCTGGGCGGTGTACTGCGCGCTGGCGGTGCTCGCCGTGTTCTGCGCGGCCGAGGGGGCGCGTGCGCTCAGGAGGCCTGCTCAAGGGACTCCCGCACGATCCGCTCGCACAGCTCATGAGTCGCCAGCGCGTCCCGGGCGCTGAGCGTCGTGTGGGCCCGTACCGCGTCGAGGAAGGTGAGCACGCACTGCTCGATGCCGCGCTGGCGGGCTACCGGCACCCAGTCGCCGCGCCGGCGCAGGGTCGGCTGCCCCTTGTGGTCCACCACGTCGGCGAGGTTGAGCACCTGGCGCTTGGTGTCCTGCCCGGAGACCTCGAGGATCTCCTCGGTGGAGCCGTTCAGCCGGTTCATGGTGCCGATCGCGGTGAACCCGTCGCCGGAGAGCTGGAGGACCACGTGCTCCATCAGGCCCGCGCGGATCCGGGCCCGCACGACGGTGTGCTCGACGGGTCCCGGCGCGAGGAAGCGCAGCGTGTCCACGACGTGGATGAAGTCGTCGAGCACCAGCGTGCGCGGGTCCTCGGGCAGCCCCACCCGGTTCTTCTGCATGAGGATCAGATCGCGCGGGTGGTCGGCGCACTGCGCGTAGCCGGGGGCGAGCCGTCGGTTGAAACCCACCGTGAGACTGACGCCGCGCTCTTCGGCGAGCTCCACAAGCCGCTCGGAGTCGGCCAGTTCGTAGGCGAGAGGCTTGTCGACATACGTCGGTACGCCGGCTTCGAGCAGCCGCGTGACGATCTCCGGGTGCACAGCGGTCGGCGCGTGCACGAACGCGGCGTCCAGACCCTGGGCGAGCAGCGAGTCGAGGTCGGCGTGGGCCCGCGCGGCGGGGATGCGGTAGGCGCCGGCCACCTTGGCGAGGGTCGCCGGGGAACGGGTCTGCACGTGCAGTTCCGTGTCGGCGAGGGACGTCAGCACGGGCAGATAGGCCTTCTGCGCGATGTCCCCGAGTCCGATGCATCCGACCTTCACGGGGTCTCCCTGTCGCCGAGTGGTGTCCTGCTCCGTTGCCTGGTCAGCATACGTGCGCGGGAACGGCGGCCGATCGTGGGGCGCGGGCGGGGCCGGCGCCCGGCGCGGATATCCACTGGCCCCGAGCGCCGTCGGCGGACAGGATGACCCGATGACGACCTCCGAAGTACCGTCGGCCCAACGCGCGGAACCCGCCCTTGACGCCTCCGAGCGGGCCATGCTCGACGGCTGGCTCGACTACCACCGCCAGACGCTGGTGGAGAAGTGTTCCGGGCTCACCGACGACGAGCTCAAGCGCACCTCCGTACCGACCTCCGAACTCACGCTCCTCGGGCTGCTGCGGCACCTGGCCGAGGTGGAACGCTGGTGGTTCGTCACGGTCTTCGCGGGCGGCACGGACGAGGGGGTGTACGAGACCGACGAGGACCCGGACGGCGACTTCCACTTCGGCCCGGACGACACCTTCGCCGAAGCCC
Protein-coding regions in this window:
- a CDS encoding crotonase/enoyl-CoA hydratase family protein — encoded protein: MTDTSAPAVRSERHGPVTTVVLSRPGARNAVDGPTARALADAFRAFEADEHAAVAVLWGEGGTFCAGADLKAMGTERANTVSEDGDGPMGPTRLRLSKPVIAAVAGHAVAGGLELALWCDLRVVEQDAVFGVFCRRWGVPLIDGGTVRLPRLIGAGRAMDLILTGRPVDAAEAHAIGLATRVVPTGTARAAAQRLAEEIAAFPQTCLRHDRMALLEQEGLSEREALLGEVRHGFHALRDAADGAARFAAGAGRHGAFDEPA
- a CDS encoding nuclear transport factor 2 family protein, with amino-acid sequence MTQRVDLGTLLDRLAIDELITGYAAAVDDGDWTAYRALFAADGRADYRAAGGIEGPAEEVARWLGETLRLFPVRQHLITNRRLTLQDLGGYPGDRAELRADYLNPMCRGAKDGAAPPAPDFEAGGRYAFSLVRTEGGWRLRAVTVHEKWRRTSGAFGGA
- the lnt gene encoding apolipoprotein N-acyltransferase: MRFAVGRHGPRLDSAWWRGGAALLAGALPALAFPAPALWWFAYVALVPLLLLVRGAVGVRRAALDGWLGGTGFMLAVHHWLLPSLNVFIVVLAGLLGLLWAPWGVLVRATLGGRPSVVRALVAVAVVPSGWLMVELVRSWQGLGGPWGLLGASQWQVTPALRLMSVGGVWLVSLLVVAVNTAVALVVALPHVRTAMVSALVVCALVTGAVWMWAPHPRPEGRLRVAVVQPGVIEKADARFARGEALTRALAGQRVDLVVWGESSVGQDLAARPDLAARIARLSQEVGADILVNVDARRSDQPGIFKSSVLVGPQGPTGQRYDKMRLVPFGEYIPARSLLGWATSVGKAAGEDRRRGTEPVVMTLPSKVRVGPLVCFESAFPDMSRHLVRDGAQLLIAQSSTSSFQGTWAPAQHASLAALRAAETGRPMVHATLTGISAVYDADGGRVGHWLGTSAGASQVYDIPLTTGTTPYVRLGAWAVYCALAVLAVFCAAEGARALRRPAQGTPARSARTAHESPARPGR
- a CDS encoding Gfo/Idh/MocA family oxidoreductase; amino-acid sequence: MKVGCIGLGDIAQKAYLPVLTSLADTELHVQTRSPATLAKVAGAYRIPAARAHADLDSLLAQGLDAAFVHAPTAVHPEIVTRLLEAGVPTYVDKPLAYELADSERLVELAEERGVSLTVGFNRRLAPGYAQCADHPRDLILMQKNRVGLPEDPRTLVLDDFIHVVDTLRFLAPGPVEHTVVRARIRAGLMEHVVLQLSGDGFTAIGTMNRLNGSTEEILEVSGQDTKRQVLNLADVVDHKGQPTLRRRGDWVPVARQRGIEQCVLTFLDAVRAHTTLSARDALATHELCERIVRESLEQAS
- a CDS encoding DinB family protein, whose amino-acid sequence is MTTSEVPSAQRAEPALDASERAMLDGWLDYHRQTLVEKCSGLTDDELKRTSVPTSELTLLGLLRHLAEVERWWFVTVFAGGTDEGVYETDEDPDGDFHFGPDDTFAEALATWRAEVADARARAAGRGLDELSTGTARNGRHFNLRWIYTHMIEEYARHNGHADLLREAIDGATGA